Proteins encoded together in one Dermacentor variabilis isolate Ectoservices chromosome 2, ASM5094787v1, whole genome shotgun sequence window:
- the LOC142571071 gene encoding uncharacterized protein LOC142571071, whose protein sequence is MTPHSSWTWHGLQLVASLLAATLTTALLFSGAASAGRAVHPYPHLSRKGRELEYFPGVGLVEPLGLLAVASLPLFVLFSVMWLVFPLWFKFHHFGLYGHGLVPGILPGAAAGGVPAAGRRRRRDLREQQRGGESLTEVAARVVKALRVGLDKYS, encoded by the coding sequence ATGACTCCGCACAGTTCCTGGACGTGGCACGGCCTCCAGCTGGTCGCTTCACTGCTAGCGGCCACCTTAACGACAGCGCTGCTCTTCTCCGGTGCCGCGAGCGCTGGACGGGCGGTGCATCCTTATCCACACCTTTCCCGAAAAGGTCGCGAGCTGGAATACTTTCCCGGCGTGGGCTTGGTGGAACCGCTGGGCCTGCTGGCAGTAGCCTCGCTGCCGCTGTTCGTGCTCTTTTCGGTCATGTGGCTCGTGTTCCCACTGTGGTTCAAGTTCCATCACTTCGGGCTCTACGGGCACGGTCTGGTGCCGGGAATTTTGCCCGGAGCCGCGGCAGGCGGGGTTCCGGCGGCCGGAAGACGCAGGAGGAGGGACCTCCGCGAGCAGCAGAGAGGCGGCGAGAGCCTCACCGAGGTGGCCGCGCGTGTAGTCAAGGCTCTACGCGTTGGACTCGACAAGTACTCGTAA